In Fibrobacter sp., one DNA window encodes the following:
- a CDS encoding IMP cyclohydrolase has product YWIMGRSVNSRNRVFEMEAKTGFMKTKAFDESKLTDPHLIIYYPARHTADVQIITNGDQTDTIYNAIKLGGTFESALATRQYEDDAPNFTPRISGIHYKNAQPALYKLSILKSRNNCEDAGCERATFEFEKALPGLGHFISTYVTDGKPIPSFEGSPKLMPIFDTAEENLKKYWNALDKDNKVSLMVKVIDRKTFKAKTLIVNKNK; this is encoded by the coding sequence TACTGGATCATGGGCCGCAGCGTCAACAGCCGCAACCGCGTGTTCGAAATGGAAGCAAAGACTGGCTTCATGAAGACCAAGGCTTTCGATGAATCCAAGCTCACCGACCCGCACCTCATCATCTACTATCCGGCTCGCCATACTGCCGACGTGCAGATCATCACCAACGGTGACCAGACCGATACCATCTACAACGCTATCAAGCTGGGCGGCACTTTCGAAAGCGCTCTCGCAACTCGTCAGTACGAAGACGACGCTCCCAACTTCACTCCGCGTATTTCCGGTATCCACTACAAGAACGCTCAGCCGGCTTTGTACAAATTAAGCATCCTCAAGTCCCGCAACAACTGCGAAGACGCTGGCTGCGAACGTGCAACTTTCGAATTCGAAAAGGCTCTCCCGGGTCTTGGCCACTTCATCAGCACTTACGTTACTGATGGCAAGCCCATTCCTTCCTTCGAAGGCTCTCCGAAGCTCATGCCGATCTTCGACACCGCAGAAGAAAACCTCAAGAAGTACTGGAATGCTCTTGACAAGGACAACAAGGTTTCTTTGATGGTTAAGGTCATTGACCGCAAGACCTTCAAGGCTAAGACTTTGATCGTCAACAAAAATAAGTAA